In Crinalium epipsammum PCC 9333, the following are encoded in one genomic region:
- the ftsZ gene encoding cell division protein FtsZ produces MTLDSKLGLNRQNSDNSGNSGLSLAVNNSNPFNNSGYLGSTYDSRNTPIEESRSDNIVPSSVAKIKVIGVGGGGGNAVNRMIASDLNGVEFWTLNTDAQALSHSSAPKRLQVGQKLTRGLGAGGNPAIGQKAAEESRDDIAAALDGTDLVFITAGMGGGTGTGAAPVVAEVAKEMGALTVGVVTRPFLFEGRRRTSQAEEGIAALQGRVDTLIVIPNDKLLSVISEQTPVQEAFRVADDILRQGVQGISDIITIPGLVNVDFADVRAVMADAGSALMGIGIGSGKSRAREAAMAAISSPLLESSVEGARGVVFNITGGSDLTLHEVNAAAETIYEVVDPNANIIFGAVIDDRLQGEIRITVIATGFTGETQAAAPAARATTPPKRSMGNPPPSTPAIDPRLPQGLDIPDFLRNRRPPR; encoded by the coding sequence ATGACGCTTGATAGTAAACTAGGGCTTAACCGTCAAAATTCTGATAATTCAGGAAACTCAGGTCTTTCACTCGCCGTGAACAACTCAAATCCGTTTAATAACTCCGGGTATTTAGGCTCCACTTATGATTCTAGAAACACCCCCATAGAAGAGTCCAGGAGTGACAATATCGTGCCTAGCAGCGTCGCCAAAATAAAAGTCATTGGTGTTGGTGGGGGCGGAGGCAATGCTGTTAACCGCATGATTGCCAGTGACTTGAATGGGGTTGAATTTTGGACTCTAAATACCGATGCCCAAGCTTTATCCCATTCGTCTGCTCCCAAACGCTTACAAGTAGGGCAAAAATTAACCCGAGGTCTTGGCGCGGGTGGAAATCCAGCTATTGGTCAAAAAGCTGCCGAGGAATCTCGTGATGATATTGCCGCAGCCCTAGATGGTACTGATTTAGTATTCATCACTGCTGGAATGGGAGGTGGTACTGGTACAGGTGCTGCCCCAGTTGTGGCAGAAGTAGCAAAAGAGATGGGAGCCTTAACAGTTGGCGTGGTAACGCGCCCTTTCCTGTTTGAGGGTCGCCGTCGCACCAGCCAAGCTGAGGAAGGTATTGCGGCATTACAAGGACGAGTAGATACCCTAATTGTGATCCCTAACGATAAGTTGCTATCAGTAATTTCGGAACAAACCCCAGTCCAAGAAGCATTTCGAGTAGCGGATGATATCCTGCGCCAGGGTGTTCAGGGGATTTCAGATATTATTACTATTCCTGGTTTAGTGAACGTAGATTTTGCCGATGTCCGTGCAGTGATGGCAGACGCGGGTTCTGCACTGATGGGTATTGGGATTGGTTCTGGAAAATCAAGAGCAAGAGAGGCGGCGATGGCGGCTATTTCTTCTCCCTTACTAGAGTCTTCTGTAGAAGGAGCTAGAGGAGTTGTATTTAATATTACTGGCGGTAGCGATCTCACGCTCCACGAAGTAAATGCTGCGGCAGAAACCATTTATGAAGTTGTTGATCCCAACGCCAATATCATTTTCGGGGCGGTGATTGATGACAGGTTGCAAGGTGAAATCAGAATTACTGTAATTGCTACTGGTTTTACTGGTGAAACTCAAGCCGCAGCACCCGCAGCTAGGGCAACGACACCTCCGAAGCGATCAATGGGCAATCCGCCCCCTTCTACTCCAGCAATTGATCCTAGACTTCCACAGGGATTGGATATTCCTGATTTTCTTCGGAATCGGCGACCTCCTCGTTAA
- the thiD gene encoding bifunctional hydroxymethylpyrimidine kinase/phosphomethylpyrimidine kinase, with translation MTRTIVPVALTIAGSDSGGGAGIQADLKTFAFHRVHGISALTCVTAQNTLLVARVDALPVEAVIAQIAAVVTDIGVQAAKTGMLLNKQIIEAVAQQIEVFKLQHLVVDPVMVSRTGAQLLDDDAVAALRNLLIPKATIVTPNRYEAQLLTNLQINTLDEMRIAAQQIYQMGAKAVLVKGGGMEGNLRSIDIWFDGQRLETLKTSLVETKNTHGTGCTLSAAIAANLAIGKDSLSAVRQAKDYVTTALKHSLDIGSGVGPVGHFFPILEI, from the coding sequence ATGACTAGAACAATTGTACCTGTTGCTCTGACAATTGCTGGTTCCGATAGTGGTGGAGGTGCAGGAATTCAGGCAGATTTAAAAACTTTTGCTTTTCATCGTGTACACGGTATCAGCGCATTGACCTGTGTAACCGCTCAAAATACGCTCTTGGTAGCGCGAGTAGACGCTCTACCTGTAGAGGCGGTGATAGCCCAAATAGCGGCGGTAGTTACAGATATTGGAGTACAAGCCGCGAAGACTGGAATGCTGTTAAATAAGCAGATTATTGAAGCGGTAGCCCAACAGATAGAAGTTTTTAAGCTACAACATTTGGTTGTCGATCCTGTGATGGTATCGCGCACTGGCGCTCAACTGCTTGATGATGATGCTGTAGCAGCATTGCGAAATTTGTTGATCCCCAAAGCAACAATCGTCACGCCCAATCGTTACGAAGCACAGCTACTAACTAATCTACAAATTAATACACTTGATGAGATGCGAATTGCTGCTCAACAAATTTACCAAATGGGAGCAAAAGCCGTCTTGGTCAAGGGTGGAGGTATGGAAGGTAATCTGCGTAGTATTGATATTTGGTTTGATGGTCAACGGCTAGAAACTTTAAAAACATCATTAGTAGAAACTAAAAATACTCATGGCACTGGTTGTACACTATCTGCTGCGATCGCTGCTAATTTAGCCATAGGTAAAGATAGTTTGTCTGCTGTGCGACAAGCTAAAGATTATGTAACTACAGCACTAAAGCATTCACTTGATATTGGAAGTGGTGTGGGACCTGTCGGACATTTTTTTCCAATTTTAGAAATATAA
- a CDS encoding YsnF/AvaK domain-containing protein: protein MTNSEHDANRDPISGEPGSHPVGTGLGAAGAGAMGAAIGGVVGGPIGAVVGSVIGSVAGGLMGKGAAEAVNPTEEETYWKDNYASRPYVEPDTSYDAYQPAYTTGYEGFSRYADTDKTYDEIEPELQSDYEQKYASSGVPWEKAKHAARDAYIKLYEERLVADKQRVKAGEVTVGKRVETDTARVAVPVEKERVVVERITPTDAGVAVNPATVNFGQAETTRIDVYEETADVQKQAFVREEVNVRKEVQQEVVQVEEQVRREELDIDTQGQSVIDKGNKSI from the coding sequence ATGACTAATTCAGAACATGATGCAAACCGCGATCCCATCTCTGGTGAACCAGGTTCCCATCCAGTAGGTACAGGTCTTGGCGCGGCTGGTGCTGGCGCAATGGGTGCAGCCATTGGTGGTGTTGTTGGTGGTCCTATCGGAGCAGTTGTTGGTAGCGTCATCGGTTCAGTAGCTGGTGGTTTAATGGGCAAGGGTGCTGCTGAAGCAGTTAATCCTACAGAAGAAGAAACTTACTGGAAAGATAACTACGCATCTCGTCCTTACGTTGAACCAGATACCAGCTATGATGCCTATCAGCCTGCCTACACGACAGGATATGAAGGTTTCAGTCGCTATGCTGATACTGACAAAACTTATGATGAGATTGAGCCAGAACTACAAAGTGATTATGAGCAAAAGTACGCTAGTTCCGGCGTGCCTTGGGAAAAAGCTAAACACGCCGCCCGCGATGCCTATATCAAGCTTTATGAAGAGCGCCTAGTAGCAGATAAACAACGGGTCAAGGCTGGTGAAGTTACCGTTGGTAAGCGCGTAGAAACCGACACAGCGCGTGTTGCTGTTCCTGTAGAGAAAGAAAGAGTTGTTGTAGAGCGCATCACCCCTACTGATGCTGGCGTTGCTGTAAATCCTGCCACCGTCAACTTTGGACAAGCAGAAACTACACGCATTGATGTATACGAAGAAACGGCTGATGTTCAAAAGCAAGCCTTTGTGCGTGAAGAAGTTAATGTGAGAAAAGAAGTACAACAAGAAGTTGTTCAAGTGGAAGAGCAAGTACGCCGAGAAGAATTAGACATTGATACTCAAGGTCAATCAGTGATTGATAAAGGTAATAAGTCTATTTAA
- the acs gene encoding acetate--CoA ligase, whose translation MSESTIESILQEKRLFNPPAEFSQNAQIKSLEEYQQLYDRALADPEKFWAELADQELHWFQKWDKVLDWQPPSASWFVGGKINLSYNCLDRHLTTARKDKAALIWEGEPGDTRTLTYAELHQEVCQFANVLKKLGVQKGDRIGIYMPMIPEAAIAMLACTRIGAAHTVVFGGFSAESLRDRLVDGQARVVITADGGWRKDAIVPLKVQVDKALADGSAPSVESVVVVRRAGKDVDMQPGRDYWWHEINQGVSADCPAEPMDSEDLLFVLYTSGSTGKPKGVVHTTGGYNLYTHMTTKWIFDLQENDVYWCTADVGWITGHSYVVYGPLSNGATTLMYEGAPRASNPGCFWDVIEKHGVTILYTAPTAIRAFIKMGEELPNARNLSSLRLLGTVGEPINPEAWMWYHRVIGGERCPIVDTWWQTETGGIMITALPGAIPTKPGSATLPFPGIFADIVDLEGNSVPANEGGYLAVKYPWPGMMRTLYGDRDRFRRTYWEHIPPKDGQYTYFAGDGARKDEDGYFWVMGRVDDVINVAGHRLGTMEVESALVSHPAVAEAAVVGKPDELKGEEIVAFVTLEGSYNASEELSKELKQHVVKEIGAIARPGEIRFTDALPKTRSGKIMRRLLRNVASGQELTGDTSTLEDRGVLDKLREGA comes from the coding sequence ATGTCTGAATCGACTATTGAATCAATCCTGCAAGAAAAACGCTTATTTAACCCTCCTGCGGAATTCTCTCAAAACGCCCAGATCAAGAGTTTGGAGGAATATCAGCAACTATACGATCGCGCCCTTGCCGATCCTGAGAAGTTTTGGGCAGAGTTAGCGGATCAAGAGTTGCACTGGTTCCAAAAGTGGGACAAAGTATTAGATTGGCAACCACCTTCTGCATCTTGGTTTGTTGGGGGGAAAATTAATCTGAGCTACAACTGCTTAGACAGACACTTAACAACTGCGCGTAAGGATAAAGCAGCGTTAATTTGGGAGGGGGAACCAGGCGACACCCGCACTTTAACTTATGCAGAATTACATCAGGAAGTGTGCCAGTTTGCCAATGTGTTGAAAAAACTGGGAGTGCAAAAAGGCGATCGCATTGGTATTTATATGCCAATGATCCCCGAAGCAGCGATCGCCATGTTAGCTTGTACCAGAATTGGCGCAGCGCATACCGTTGTATTTGGTGGTTTTAGTGCGGAATCATTGCGCGATCGCTTAGTAGATGGACAAGCGAGAGTTGTAATTACTGCTGATGGCGGTTGGCGCAAAGATGCGATCGTACCTTTAAAAGTGCAAGTAGATAAAGCTTTAGCTGATGGTAGCGCCCCTAGTGTAGAAAGCGTTGTAGTAGTGCGCCGCGCTGGAAAAGATGTTGATATGCAGCCAGGGCGCGATTATTGGTGGCATGAAATCAATCAAGGTGTATCAGCAGATTGTCCCGCAGAACCAATGGATAGCGAGGATTTGCTGTTTGTTTTATATACATCTGGTAGTACTGGCAAACCTAAAGGTGTTGTTCATACCACTGGCGGTTACAACCTTTATACCCACATGACTACTAAGTGGATATTTGACCTTCAGGAAAACGATGTTTACTGGTGTACTGCTGATGTAGGTTGGATTACTGGACACAGTTATGTTGTCTATGGCCCATTATCCAACGGTGCGACAACATTAATGTATGAAGGTGCGCCACGCGCTTCTAATCCTGGTTGTTTCTGGGATGTAATTGAAAAGCATGGTGTAACGATTCTTTATACTGCCCCTACTGCGATTCGGGCGTTTATCAAAATGGGTGAAGAATTACCCAACGCTAGAAACTTATCTTCTCTGCGATTATTGGGAACTGTCGGCGAACCGATTAACCCTGAAGCTTGGATGTGGTATCACCGCGTAATTGGTGGTGAACGTTGTCCAATTGTGGATACTTGGTGGCAAACAGAAACAGGCGGAATTATGATTACGGCGTTACCAGGGGCAATTCCGACTAAACCTGGTTCTGCGACTCTACCTTTCCCTGGAATTTTCGCTGATATTGTCGATTTAGAAGGTAATTCCGTACCAGCTAACGAGGGCGGTTATTTAGCTGTGAAATATCCTTGGCCTGGAATGATGCGGACACTTTACGGCGATCGCGATCGCTTCCGTCGGACATATTGGGAGCATATTCCGCCCAAAGACGGGCAATATACCTACTTTGCGGGAGATGGCGCACGCAAAGATGAAGATGGCTATTTCTGGGTAATGGGTCGAGTTGATGATGTGATCAACGTCGCTGGACACCGTTTGGGAACGATGGAAGTTGAATCTGCTTTGGTTTCTCATCCCGCAGTTGCAGAAGCGGCGGTTGTTGGAAAACCGGATGAACTCAAAGGGGAAGAGATTGTTGCTTTTGTCACCTTAGAAGGTAGCTACAACGCTAGTGAGGAATTGAGTAAGGAACTGAAGCAGCACGTAGTTAAAGAGATAGGTGCGATCGCTCGTCCTGGGGAGATCCGTTTTACTGATGCTTTACCGAAAACGCGATCAGGTAAAATTATGCGGCGGTTGTTGCGAAATGTTGCTTCGGGGCAAGAGCTTACTGGTGATACTTCCACTTTAGAAGATCGGGGTGTTTTGGATAAATTGCGCGAAGGTGCGTAG
- a CDS encoding DUF1823 family protein, with protein MSDLPPLNTDTVWAIIQEEIDDLTVNQIIWHYLGYRYDETTSKWDTSKVAPEWRDEYPEPPDFIANRPPTVKLTRSIPQENKQLLKEQLGFKGYKVGEFGPRQTRRATAANWLLSYMKQTAIGEISS; from the coding sequence ATGTCTGACCTACCACCGCTAAATACTGATACCGTTTGGGCAATTATCCAAGAAGAAATAGATGATCTTACCGTCAACCAAATCATTTGGCACTACTTAGGCTACCGCTATGACGAAACCACAAGTAAATGGGATACTAGCAAGGTAGCACCAGAATGGCGGGACGAGTATCCAGAACCACCCGACTTTATTGCCAACCGTCCTCCCACAGTAAAGCTTACTCGTTCTATTCCTCAAGAGAATAAACAATTACTCAAAGAACAGTTAGGCTTTAAAGGTTATAAAGTTGGGGAGTTTGGACCAAGGCAAACTCGTCGGGCGACGGCAGCTAACTGGTTGTTAAGCTATATGAAACAGACTGCTATTGGTGAGATTAGTTCTTAG